A window from Primulina eburnea isolate SZY01 chromosome 2, ASM2296580v1, whole genome shotgun sequence encodes these proteins:
- the LOC140822957 gene encoding peptide deformylase 1A, chloroplastic-like — translation MTSEFTMESIQRAFFTATFAQKCLTAISSAPLFRTRLEIRCVTRPEFMVPRRNHSPRSGSGTTVRAGWLLGLGDKKNVLPDIVKAGDPVLHEPAQEVRAEEIKSERIQKIVDDMVKVMRKAPGVGLAAPQIGIPLRIIVLEDTKEYIGYAPKEETKKQDRRPFDLLVVINPKLEKKGNKTALFFEGCLSVDGFRAVVNRHLEVEVTGYDRDGQQIKVNASGWQARVFQHECDHLDGTLYVDRMEPRTFRTVENLDLPLANGCAQLGVC, via the exons ATGACTTCCGAGTTCACGATGGAAAGCATTCAAAGAGCTTTCTTTACAGCAACCTTCGCGCAGAAATGCTTGACAGCCATTTCAAGCGCCCCACTGTTTCGAACTCGACTTGAAATTCGGTGTGTTACCAGACCCGAGTTTATGGTACCAAGGAGGAATCACAGCCCCCGCTCGGGCTCGGGCACGACTGTACGAGCCGGTTGGTTGCTAGGATTAGGTGATAAAAAGAATGTCCTGCCGGATATCGTGAAAGCTGGGGACCCGGTTCTACATGAACCGGCCCAGGAGGTACGAGCCGAAGAAATCAAGTCGGAGCGAATTCAGAAGATTGTGGATGATATGGTGAAGGTCATGCGGAAAGCGCCTGGAGTTGGGCTTGCTGCTCCTCAAATTGGCATTCCCTTGAGG ATAATTGTTTTGGAAGACACAAAGGAATACATTGGGTATGCTCCTAAGGAAGAGACAAAAAAGCAAGACCGGAGGCCTTTTGATCTTTTG GTTGTGATAAACCCGAAACTCGAAAAGAAGGGTAATAAAACCGCCTTATTTTTTGAAGGGTGTTTGAG CGTTGATGGTTTCAGAGCAGTAGTGAATCGACATTTAGAGGTTGAAGTTACAGGCTATGATCGAGATGGTCAACAGATCAAAGTCAATGCTTCAGGTTGGCAGGCTCGAGTTTTTCAGCACGAATGCGATCACCTAGACGGGACACTATATGTTGACCGGATGGAGCCGAGAACATTCAGGACGGTTGAGAATTTGGATTTACCACTTGCAAACGGGTGCGCCCAGCTGGGTGTTTGCTAA
- the LOC140824108 gene encoding uncharacterized protein, translating to MTNAPKIFMDLMNRVFQPYLDQFIIVFIDNILIYSKSREEHSRHLRTALQILKDRQLYAKFSKCEFWLDRVVFLGHIISRDGVEVDPSKVEAVIDWPVPKSVTEIRSFLGLAGYYKKFIQGFSSITVPLTALAKKNVKFVCYHPRKANVVANALNVKNAVIAQLSVQRPLRAENHRYELAVFGGYSRVIETYRKAKTALHSPVEMGEHHHEFFYRATDDKWKCPSCQTGTRDLHLHSGRVCIKYWVPSCYSVQPSTQTASQSNRMIQILVDLLRACVIDFHGSWELKLPLVEFTYNNSYQASIVGDHVFVKVASMKGVMRFGKKGKLGSRFIEPFKIPERVVTLAYRVVLQPNLAGVHNVFNVSILWKYMSNLSHVLNYEPLHLTSNLSFEERPTYILDKHERRLRNKVILMVKVKWMIHSEEEATWETKTEMKSRYPELFGKF from the exons ATGACTAACGCGCCAaagattttcatggatctcatgaatcgcgtatttcagccatatTTGGATCAGTTCATCATAGTTTTCATAGACAATATTCTTATTTATTCAAAGAGTAGAGAGGAACACAGTCGGCACTTAAGGACCGCACTACAGATTTTGAAAGACAGACAGTTATATGccaagttcagcaagtgtgagttctggctaGATAGAGTGGTATTCTTGGGCCACATAATTTCTCGAGATGGAGTAGAGGTTGATCCTAGCAAGGTTGAAGCGGTCATAGATTGGCCCGTGCCTAAGAGTGTtacagagatccgcagtttcttgggTCTAGCTGGGTACTACAAGAAGTTCATTCAGGGTTTTTCTTCTATTACAGTACCTTTAACCGCCCTGgcaaagaagaatgtgaagtttGTTTG ctaccatccgcgTAAGGCTAATGTGGTCGCAAATGCCTTGAATGTGAAGAATGCAGTGATTGCTCAGTTGTCTGTACAGAGGCCATTGCGGGCGGAGAATCATAGATATGAGCTTGCAGTCTTTGGAG GTTATAGCAGAGTAATAGAGACATACAGAAAAGCTAAGACCGCTCTCCATTCcccagtggaaatgggagaacatcaccatGAATTTTTTTACAGGGCTACCGATGACAAATGGAAG tgtccatcGTGTCAGACAGGAACCCGAGATTTACATCtgcattctggaagagtctgcatcaaGTATTGGGTACCAAGCTGCTATTCAGTACAGCCTTCCACTCAGACTGCCAGTCAGTCAAATAGGATGATTCAGATCTTGGTGGACCTACTCAGAGCTTGCGTGATCGACTTCCATGGCAGCTGGGAGCTGAAGTTACCTctcgtggagttcacatacaacaacagttatcaggcATCTATTG tgggtgaTCACGTGTTCGTGAAAGTCGCATctatgaagggtgtgatgagatttggtaagaaagGCAAACTCGGTTCTAGATTCATAGAACCATTCAAGATCCCAGAGAGAGTTGTCACACTAGCATACAGAGTTGTGTTGCAGCCGAATCTGGCGGGGGTTCATAACGTGTTCAACGTCTCGATACTgtggaagtacatgtcgaatcttTCACATGTGCTGAATTATGAGCCTCTGCATTTGACGTCGAACTTGTCTTTCGAGGAAAGACCTACCTATATTTTGGATAAACATGAGAGAAGACTCCGGAACAAGGTAATCCtgatggtcaaagtcaagtggatGATTCACTCCgaggaagaagctacttgggagactaaGACGGAGATGAAGAGTCGTTACCCAGaactattcggtaagttttaa